DNA sequence from the Halococcus salsus genome:
CGCGTCGAGGTCACGAGGACCTTGCCCTCGCCCGCGAAGAACTCGCGTTTGAGTGCCTCGGTCGCCGCGTCGCTCGACGGTTCGTCGACGAGTACGGGTTTGTCGAGCGCCCCCGCGAGGCGCTCGCCCGCCCACGCTGCCTCGCGATAGCTCGGGAGACAGAGCAGGACGTTGCCGGGGTTCCTGGCGAGCTCGCGGAGCGCGTAGGCGTAGGTCTCGCGAACGCCGTTGTCCTCCGCCGGCGGGCCGCGGTTCCGGGCGGTGAACGCCGGCGCGTCGACCACCCAGCTCGCCCGGTTCTCCGGGGGGAACGTCAGGTCGTAGGTCCGCTCGACCACCGGGCGGGGCTCGGCCGCTTCCTCCTCCGTCCCTTCGTCCGCCCCGTCCCCCTCCTCGACCGCGACCCCGTCGAGCCCCACACACTCACGGAAGACGTCGATAGGTTCGAGCGTCGCGCTCATCAGTACGCCCCCCCCGAGGTTCGAAAAGCGCTCCTTCAGGTCCTCGGCGGGCAGACAGTCGTAGCAGAACAGCGCGGCGGTGTAGTGGCGTTCCCACCCCTCCAGATGGTCGCGGTCGGTGCTCGTGAGCGTGACTTCTCTGAAATACGAGGCGTGGTCGCGGGTCCACCACCGCGCGACGAGCCGGCCGACGTCGCCGCAGACGCACGACCGCTCGGGCGCGACGGTTCCCAGAACGTCCTCGACCGCCGCACCGACCGAGTGGAGCGACTTGCAGAACGAGGCCGAGTAACCCGCCTCGCGTGCCCACGCCGAGAACTCGTCGCGTTCCTCGACCTCGGGGTCGCGAAGCGGGATCTCGACCGTCTCGGGGAGGTCGTCGGCCGCTCGGTCGAGATTGCCGAACTCGTTCGCGAGGTAGCGATCGACCCGCGAGTCGACCCAGTCGATGGCCTCGTCGAAGAACTCCTCGACGCGTTCGAGCGAGTCGGTGCCGACCTCGTGGGGGTCGAGCAGCTCGGCCACCTGGGCGCGGTGTTCGCGCGACTGACCCGCCCGCGTACGGAGGTACTGGACGTCGTTGCGCGCCCGCCGGAGCGAGTGGATCCCCACTCGGTCGCTCAGCATCTCCCTGACTCTGCCCTCCAACCTGTGGGCTTCGTCGACGATGACGAAGGTCCGGTCGTCGACCGCGCCGTCGGTGAGCGCCCGGGTCCGAGGATCGAAGAGGTGGGTGTAGTTGCCCACGACGACCTCGGCGTCGTCGAGCAGCGTGCCCATCGACCGATGGGGGCAGGTGCCCGCCGGGACCGACCCCGTGAGGAGCTCGTCGGTCGTGACGACGTTCCCCTCGCCGGCGTCGAAGCTCACGGGGACCGACTTGTCCCGCGCGTACCAGTCGGCCTCGAACGGGCAGAAGGTGGGTGCGTGGTCGCCCTCGGCCAGCGAGTCGGGCGCGGTCGGGCGGGCGGTGGGGTACGGGGCGGTGTGATCCCCCACGGAGAGGTTGTCGTCGAGCGTGTTCCACGAATCGGCGTCGACGCGGGCCGAGGAGACGAGTTCGCCGGCGCGCGCCGAGTCCCACCAGACGTCGCCCTCGCCGCCGCCGTCGCCGTGCGCGACCAGCCCCGAGGTGTGGTCTCGGAGCTCCTCACAGGCCTCCTGTGTACTCTCCTCGAACGCGCCGGCGCGCTCGTAGGGACAGAGGTCGGCCTTGCCGACCAGCGCCAGCCCGTCGAAGGGGTCGTCGATCCGCTCGTTGATGGCTCTGAG
Encoded proteins:
- a CDS encoding ATP-dependent DNA helicase, with amino-acid sequence MSGEGASSETATTTGEPSESPDANSAPPNWRDVFGYDEPYDNQADAIETAIETGERGGYLVMEGACGTGKTMAALTAAGTLLRETDRYDNVLVVTPVKQQRQQFIEDLRAINERIDDPFDGLALVGKADLCPYERAGAFEESTQEACEELRDHTSGLVAHGDGGGEGDVWWDSARAGELVSSARVDADSWNTLDDNLSVGDHTAPYPTARPTAPDSLAEGDHAPTFCPFEADWYARDKSVPVSFDAGEGNVVTTDELLTGSVPAGTCPHRSMGTLLDDAEVVVGNYTHLFDPRTRALTDGAVDDRTFVIVDEAHRLEGRVREMLSDRVGIHSLRRARNDVQYLRTRAGQSREHRAQVAELLDPHEVGTDSLERVEEFFDEAIDWVDSRVDRYLANEFGNLDRAADDLPETVEIPLRDPEVEERDEFSAWAREAGYSASFCKSLHSVGAAVEDVLGTVAPERSCVCGDVGRLVARWWTRDHASYFREVTLTSTDRDHLEGWERHYTAALFCYDCLPAEDLKERFSNLGGGVLMSATLEPIDVFRECVGLDGVAVEEGDGADEGTEEEAAEPRPVVERTYDLTFPPENRASWVVDAPAFTARNRGPPAEDNGVRETYAYALRELARNPGNVLLCLPSYREAAWAGERLAGALDKPVLVDEPSSDAATEALKREFFAGEGKVLVTSTRGTLTEGVDYDGDKLGTCAVVGVPLVNVASPRIRAVRRAYGAAFDESKAFRYALTVPAVRRARQAIGRVIRGPEEVGVRAFVDERYTPDAPRSVADCLPDAEREEFVTLTPMFVETVVDRFGTEHPEFGG